In the [Clostridium] colinum genome, one interval contains:
- a CDS encoding SDR family NAD(P)-dependent oxidoreductase, with translation MKKALITGASEGIGKDMAIILSNIGYHIIVVARNKEKMEQAFKNIKSCTIIGMDLSIIENCYNLYDILKDEDIDILINNAGYGIFGEFLNTSLDDELNMIDLNIKCLHILTKLFLKDMVKKDRGYILNVGSIGSFFASPLLSSYYGSKAYVLNLSIAIQGELKKNKSNVYIGVFCPATINTNFHKKAGAKAKVIGLDSYKVSKYAIDSMFKKKSIIIPSYARILPFFINIIPRKIMLKISYKIQSKKQ, from the coding sequence ATGAAAAAAGCTTTAATAACAGGAGCTAGTGAGGGTATAGGCAAAGATATGGCTATCATACTATCAAATATTGGTTATCATATAATAGTTGTAGCTAGAAACAAAGAAAAAATGGAACAAGCTTTTAAAAATATAAAAAGTTGTACTATAATAGGTATGGATTTATCTATAATAGAAAATTGCTATAATCTTTATGATATTTTAAAAGATGAAGATATAGATATATTAATAAATAATGCAGGGTATGGAATATTTGGAGAATTTTTAAATACAAGTTTAGATGATGAACTTAATATGATAGATTTAAATATAAAATGTTTGCATATTTTAACAAAACTATTTTTAAAAGATATGGTAAAAAAAGATAGAGGATATATATTAAATGTAGGGTCAATAGGTAGCTTTTTTGCTAGCCCTTTGTTATCATCTTATTATGGTAGCAAAGCCTATGTATTAAATTTAAGCATTGCAATACAAGGAGAATTAAAAAAGAATAAATCAAATGTATATATAGGTGTGTTTTGCCCTGCTACTATAAATACAAATTTCCATAAAAAAGCAGGTGCAAAAGCAAAAGTAATAGGCTTAGATAGCTACAAAGTATCTAAATATGCTATTGATAGTATGTTTAAGAAAAAATCTATTATAATACCTAGCTATGCAAGAATTTTACCTTTTTTTATAAATATAATACCTAGAAAAATAATGTTAAAAATTTCATATAAAATACAATCAAAAAAACAATGA
- the atpE gene encoding ATP synthase F0 subunit C, giving the protein MEFNEAFIMGCSAIGAGTAMIAGIGAGIGQGFAAGKAAEAVGRQPEAKGTIMSTMLVGAAVAETTGIYGLVIAFLLLFANPFIGK; this is encoded by the coding sequence ATGGAATTTAATGAAGCTTTTATTATGGGTTGTTCTGCAATTGGTGCAGGTACTGCTATGATTGCAGGTATTGGTGCAGGTATTGGTCAAGGTTTTGCTGCTGGTAAAGCTGCTGAAGCTGTTGGACGTCAACCAGAAGCTAAAGGTACTATTATGTCTACTATGTTAGTTGGTGCTGCGGTTGCAGAAACAACTGGTATCTATGGTCTTGTTATAGCATTCTTATTATTATTTGCAAATCCATTTATCGGTAAATAA
- the spoVG gene encoding septation regulator SpoVG — MNITDVRIRKVNQEGKMKAIVSITIDDAFVIHDIKVIEGENGLFIAMPSRRSNSGDFKDIAHPINSNTRDMVQNAILSKYEQALLEEESMQESAVAQ, encoded by the coding sequence ATGAACATTACAGACGTAAGAATTAGAAAAGTTAACCAAGAAGGAAAAATGAAAGCTATAGTATCTATTACTATCGATGACGCATTTGTTATACATGATATTAAAGTAATAGAGGGTGAAAATGGATTATTTATAGCTATGCCAAGTAGAAGAAGTAATAGTGGAGATTTTAAAGATATAGCACATCCTATAAATTCTAACACTAGAGATATGGTACAAAATGCAATCTTATCTAAATATGAACAAGCTCTTTTAGAAGAAGAAAGTATGCAAGAAAGTGCAGTTGCACAATAA
- a CDS encoding CCA tRNA nucleotidyltransferase: MQIPKQVIYIMEQLEKNGFESFIVGGCVRDYVLGFSPKDFDITTDAMPLDIKNIFEHTIDTGIEHGTVTIVLDRQNFEVTTYRIDGEYKDNRRPENVVFTKKIDEDLSRRDFTMNAIAYNVKKGFVDPFGGREDIKNKIIKGVGDADKRFKEDALRMMRGVRFSAQLGFDIEEKTFLAIKKNNNLIENISIERTRDEFLKLIKSDYIEKLELLKQTNLYKYFIPEIEPIFDNYKKNIFILKKLSKNLRLAFLLSHLDENTGENILKRLKMDNKTIKEIKTILRYFNYNFVDDRIETRKIMSVIEPDLFKNILEIKFCTSLIENDLIQCKKYDNIYDEIDETIRKNHCFSLKTLAITGNDLKQIGITDGKKIGDSLKKALNIVLEEPNKNDKDFLLKYIGDNI, encoded by the coding sequence GTGCAAATTCCTAAACAAGTTATATATATAATGGAACAGCTTGAAAAAAATGGATTTGAAAGTTTTATAGTAGGAGGATGTGTTAGAGATTATGTTTTAGGATTTTCACCAAAAGATTTTGACATAACAACAGATGCAATGCCACTAGATATAAAAAATATATTTGAACATACGATAGATACGGGTATAGAACACGGGACAGTTACGATAGTTTTGGATAGGCAAAATTTTGAGGTAACAACATATAGGATAGATGGAGAATATAAAGATAATAGACGCCCAGAAAATGTTGTGTTTACAAAAAAAATAGATGAAGATTTAAGCCGACGTGATTTTACAATGAATGCTATAGCTTATAATGTAAAAAAAGGCTTTGTAGACCCTTTTGGTGGTAGAGAAGATATAAAAAATAAAATTATAAAAGGTGTAGGAGATGCCGATAAGAGATTTAAAGAAGATGCGCTTAGAATGATGAGAGGTGTTAGGTTTTCTGCACAACTTGGGTTTGATATAGAAGAAAAAACTTTTTTAGCTATTAAAAAAAACAATAATTTAATAGAAAATATTAGTATAGAAAGAACAAGAGATGAGTTTTTAAAGCTTATAAAGTCAGATTATATAGAAAAACTGGAACTTCTTAAACAAACTAACTTATATAAATACTTTATACCAGAGATAGAACCAATTTTTGATAACTATAAAAAAAATATATTTATATTAAAAAAATTATCTAAAAATTTAAGGCTTGCATTTTTATTAAGTCATTTAGATGAAAATACTGGAGAAAATATTTTAAAAAGGTTAAAAATGGATAATAAAACTATAAAAGAAATAAAAACTATATTACGCTATTTTAACTATAATTTTGTAGATGATAGGATAGAAACAAGAAAAATAATGTCTGTTATAGAGCCAGATTTATTTAAAAACATATTAGAAATAAAATTTTGTACAAGCCTTATAGAAAATGATTTAATACAATGTAAAAAATATGATAACATATATGATGAGATAGATGAAACTATAAGGAAAAATCACTGTTTTTCTTTAAAAACTCTTGCTATAACAGGAAATGATTTAAAACAAATAGGCATAACAGATGGAAAAAAGATAGGAGATAGTTTAAAAAAGGCTTTAAATATAGTTTTGGAAGAGCCTAATAAAAATGATAAAGACTTTTTGTTAAAATATATAGGTGATAACATATGA
- a CDS encoding F0F1 ATP synthase subunit delta, translating into MAKLISKRYAVALFELAKETDKVDLFNNQVELIYNSIKSDKDFLAVLNHPRISSSEKFNLFQNIYKDNISEEILGLISIVVNKNRETEMLEILETFLELVRDYKGITTAYISSAKALSEEQVNNIKQSLSKNLNKEIIIKTEVKPELIGGLLINVDGKVIDNSIKKSLEDIKKVLLIIK; encoded by the coding sequence ATGGCAAAATTAATTTCTAAAAGATATGCAGTTGCTCTTTTTGAATTAGCAAAAGAAACAGATAAAGTTGATTTATTTAATAATCAAGTAGAATTAATATATAATTCTATTAAGTCAGATAAAGACTTTTTAGCTGTTTTAAATCACCCTAGAATATCTAGCAGTGAAAAGTTTAATCTTTTTCAAAACATTTATAAAGATAATATTTCAGAAGAAATTTTAGGACTTATATCTATTGTTGTTAATAAAAATAGAGAAACTGAAATGCTGGAAATATTAGAAACATTTTTAGAGCTTGTTAGAGACTATAAAGGTATTACTACTGCTTATATATCATCTGCTAAAGCTCTTAGTGAAGAACAAGTTAATAATATAAAACAAAGTTTATCTAAAAATTTAAATAAAGAAATTATAATTAAGACAGAAGTTAAACCAGAGCTTATAGGTGGTTTACTTATCAATGTTGACGGCAAAGTTATAGATAATTCTATCAAAAAAAGCTTAGAAGACATTAAAAAAGTCTTATTAATAATTAAGTAA
- the atpB gene encoding F0F1 ATP synthase subunit A — MDFGAKIITQIGGVNITQTMMNTWIIIVVLTIVALILRAKINKFTDVPTTKLQNIVELIIETMENFTIQNMGEKYKYFGNWFFGVFCFILVSNYIGLLSFRAPTADLGTTLALSLSTFTLIHFMGMKVNGGAYFKGFLEPMPLLLPLNIIGEIATPISLSLRLFGNILGGTIIMGLINSALQQGHVILQVIGFGAITPILHAYFDVFAGFLQTFIFVILSMTFIKDKIGE, encoded by the coding sequence ATGGACTTTGGTGCTAAAATCATAACTCAAATAGGTGGGGTAAATATAACTCAAACTATGATGAACACTTGGATTATCATTGTTGTTCTCACCATTGTAGCTTTAATTCTTAGGGCTAAAATAAACAAGTTTACTGATGTTCCTACAACAAAGCTACAAAATATAGTTGAGCTTATTATAGAAACAATGGAAAACTTTACAATTCAAAATATGGGTGAAAAATATAAATATTTTGGAAACTGGTTTTTTGGTGTTTTTTGTTTTATTTTAGTATCTAACTATATTGGGTTATTGTCTTTTAGAGCTCCAACGGCAGACCTTGGAACAACTCTTGCTCTTTCATTATCTACATTTACTTTAATTCACTTTATGGGTATGAAGGTAAATGGTGGAGCTTATTTTAAAGGTTTTTTAGAGCCTATGCCATTGTTGTTACCGCTTAATATTATAGGTGAAATTGCTACACCTATATCTCTTAGCCTACGTTTGTTTGGTAATATTTTAGGTGGAACAATAATTATGGGGCTTATAAATTCTGCCCTTCAACAAGGTCATGTTATTTTACAAGTAATAGGCTTTGGTGCTATTACACCTATATTACACGCATATTTTGACGTGTTTGCTGGATTTTTACAAACGTTTATCTTTGTTATACTTAGTATGACATTTATAAAAGATAAAATTGGTGAATAA
- the atpF gene encoding F0F1 ATP synthase subunit B translates to MDSYILTLDSQLLYSVIIQLISTGILCTILSTLLYKPVTNFLQKRRERIENNINEANNKLAEADSLKAEYEIKLKDIEKEKATILEEARARGKQNEAQIIEEAKKEAEAIKNRAMLDIEREQEKAKEEIRLQIIEVSSLVASKFISEKISEAEQNKLVEQVIADLGEVKWQN, encoded by the coding sequence TTGGATAGCTATATACTTACTTTAGACAGTCAACTTCTCTATTCTGTTATTATACAGTTAATATCTACTGGTATATTATGTACTATACTATCTACTCTTTTATATAAGCCTGTTACAAACTTTTTACAAAAACGTAGAGAGCGTATAGAAAATAATATAAATGAGGCAAACAACAAATTAGCTGAGGCTGATAGTCTTAAAGCTGAATATGAAATTAAACTTAAAGATATTGAAAAAGAAAAAGCTACTATATTAGAAGAAGCTCGTGCTCGTGGTAAACAAAATGAGGCACAAATAATAGAAGAAGCTAAAAAAGAGGCAGAAGCTATTAAAAACAGAGCTATGCTTGATATAGAAAGAGAGCAAGAAAAAGCTAAAGAAGAAATTAGATTACAAATTATAGAAGTATCTTCTTTAGTAGCTAGTAAATTTATTAGTGAAAAAATTAGTGAAGCTGAACAAAATAAGCTTGTTGAACAAGTTATTGCAGATTTGGGGGAAGTTAAATGGCAAAATTAA
- a CDS encoding TIGR03905 family TSCPD domain-containing protein — protein MNNFNTKGVCAKNIEFEVEGDIVRSVKFNGGCSGNLKGIASLVEGLKVEDVIKKLDGLTCGNKDTSCPDQLAKALKEVVFNK, from the coding sequence GTGAATAACTTTAACACAAAAGGTGTATGTGCAAAAAATATTGAATTTGAAGTAGAAGGAGACATTGTAAGAAGCGTAAAATTTAACGGTGGTTGTAGCGGTAACCTTAAAGGTATAGCAAGCCTTGTAGAAGGCTTAAAGGTAGAAGATGTTATTAAAAAATTAGATGGCTTAACTTGTGGAAACAAAGATACATCTTGTCCAGACCAATTAGCAAAAGCTTTAAAAGAGGTAGTTTTCAACAAATAA
- the wecB gene encoding non-hydrolyzing UDP-N-acetylglucosamine 2-epimerase: protein MQKIKVLSIFGTRPEAIKMAPIIKEMEKYEQIQQEVCVTAQHREMLDQVLNIFNIKPDYDLNIMTQNQTLTGITINALKGLEDILDKSKPDIILVHGDTTTTFVGSLSAFYKKIKIGHVEAGLRTYNKYEPFPEEMNRKLTGSMADLHFAPTSLSKENLLKENINEDNIFITGNTSVDCVKTTVVKDYKFSCDALNHIDYNNKKIITMTAHRRENLGKPLENICNAILKLVENNNDIEVVYAVHFNPLVREVANRILGNKARIHLIDPIDMTDMHNLIAKSYMVMTDSGGLQEEVPSLKKPVLVLRNVTERPEGVASGVLKLAGTEEDKIISLATELLNNENVYKAMVNAKNPFGDGFASKRIVDAILYYFGKLDKKPENFI, encoded by the coding sequence ATGCAAAAAATTAAAGTTTTAAGTATTTTTGGTACACGTCCAGAAGCTATAAAAATGGCTCCTATTATAAAAGAAATGGAAAAATATGAGCAAATACAACAGGAAGTTTGTGTTACTGCCCAACACAGAGAAATGTTAGACCAAGTTTTAAATATTTTTAATATAAAACCAGACTATGACCTTAACATAATGACTCAAAACCAAACCCTTACTGGTATTACAATAAATGCTCTTAAAGGGTTAGAAGACATACTAGATAAATCTAAACCAGATATTATTTTAGTCCACGGTGATACTACAACTACTTTTGTTGGCTCATTGTCTGCTTTTTATAAAAAAATAAAAATAGGCCACGTAGAAGCCGGACTTAGAACTTATAATAAATATGAACCTTTTCCTGAAGAGATGAACAGAAAGCTAACAGGGTCTATGGCCGATTTACACTTTGCCCCAACAAGTCTTTCTAAAGAAAACTTATTAAAAGAAAATATAAACGAAGATAATATATTTATAACTGGTAATACTTCCGTAGATTGTGTTAAAACTACTGTTGTTAAAGATTATAAATTTTCTTGTGATGCTCTTAACCATATAGATTATAATAACAAAAAAATTATAACAATGACTGCTCATAGACGAGAAAATTTAGGAAAACCTTTAGAAAATATTTGTAATGCTATATTAAAACTTGTAGAAAATAATAACGATATAGAAGTTGTATATGCTGTACACTTTAATCCTCTTGTTAGAGAAGTAGCTAATCGTATATTAGGAAATAAAGCTCGTATACATCTTATAGACCCAATAGATATGACAGATATGCATAATCTTATAGCTAAATCTTATATGGTTATGACAGATTCTGGTGGGTTACAAGAAGAAGTACCTTCTCTTAAAAAACCTGTTTTAGTTTTAAGAAATGTTACCGAACGCCCTGAAGGGGTAGCTTCTGGTGTTTTAAAGCTAGCAGGAACAGAAGAAGATAAAATTATATCTTTAGCTACAGAGCTTTTAAACAATGAAAATGTTTATAAAGCTATGGTAAATGCTAAAAATCCTTTTGGAGATGGCTTTGCTTCAAAACGAATTGTAGATGCTATTTTATATTATTTTGGCAAATTAGACAAAAAACCTGAAAATTTTATATAA
- a CDS encoding ATP synthase subunit I codes for MKISNTSKQIIITTIALFCITFGISTFIVSDIKSFLIGLIFGTIFSILKLILLEKTLNKAMEMTEQKAINYTRIHYTLRYFLTFVVLLIAVYKDFNIVGVIIGILLTVPSVYIVNFKSKNKPNI; via the coding sequence ATGAAAATATCTAACACATCAAAGCAAATAATAATAACTACTATTGCTTTATTTTGTATAACATTTGGTATTAGTACATTTATTGTTAGTGATATAAAATCATTTTTAATAGGTCTTATTTTTGGTACAATATTTTCCATATTAAAGCTTATCCTTTTAGAGAAAACTTTAAATAAGGCTATGGAAATGACAGAACAAAAAGCCATAAATTATACAAGAATACACTATACATTAAGATATTTTTTAACATTTGTTGTGCTTTTAATAGCTGTTTATAAAGATTTTAATATAGTTGGTGTTATTATTGGTATTCTTCTTACAGTTCCTTCTGTATATATAGTTAACTTTAAAAGTAAAAATAAACCAAATATTTAA
- the murC gene encoding UDP-N-acetylmuramate--L-alanine ligase, translated as MNIKNIFPYKKIYFIGIGGVSMSGLCEILLSEGGYTVLGSDNNHSELTENLVKKGVTVYIGQNENNITPDIDLVVYTAAIKEDNPEFIKAKSLGLKMLERSTFLGELMKAYKYPICIAGTHGKTTTSSMTSEVFLQAKKDPTISIGGILSSINSNFKVGKKDYLVLETCEYCDTFLKFNPHSAIILNIDEDHLDYFKNIEQIYDSFKKFAMLIKEDACLVINSDIEDYEKITDNLKCNVITYGQNKDSMWQAKEIIFDEFGCGSYKAYYKDTFMYDIKLNVVGLHNVYNSLSVCALAHFYNIDKDSIEKGLNNFKGTNRRFQYKGTFKGVKIIDDYAHHPTEILATINAAKAQNINKLWCVFQPHTYTRTKALLDDFAKSLLNVDNILITDIYSAREKDTGEIHSKDLVNKIKELGKDAIYIENFECGKNYIEKNCQHNDMLITMGAGNVYLLGEMLLS; from the coding sequence ATGAATATAAAAAATATTTTTCCCTACAAAAAAATATATTTTATAGGGATAGGTGGCGTAAGTATGTCTGGTCTTTGTGAAATACTTTTATCTGAAGGTGGATACACCGTATTAGGCTCAGACAATAATCATTCTGAACTTACAGAAAATCTTGTTAAAAAAGGTGTTACTGTATATATAGGTCAAAATGAAAATAATATTACACCAGATATAGATTTAGTTGTATATACTGCAGCTATAAAAGAAGATAATCCAGAGTTTATAAAAGCTAAAAGCCTTGGGCTAAAAATGTTAGAGCGTTCTACATTTTTAGGAGAGCTAATGAAGGCATATAAATATCCTATTTGTATAGCAGGTACTCACGGAAAAACAACTACATCTTCTATGACATCTGAAGTTTTTTTACAAGCTAAAAAAGACCCTACAATATCTATAGGAGGTATATTATCTTCTATAAATAGTAATTTTAAAGTTGGTAAAAAAGATTATCTTGTTTTAGAAACTTGTGAATATTGTGATACATTTTTAAAATTTAACCCTCATTCTGCTATTATTTTAAATATAGATGAAGACCATTTAGATTATTTTAAAAATATAGAGCAAATATATGATAGTTTTAAAAAATTTGCAATGTTAATAAAAGAAGATGCTTGTCTTGTTATAAATTCTGATATAGAAGATTATGAAAAAATTACAGATAATTTAAAATGTAATGTTATAACATATGGACAAAATAAAGATAGTATGTGGCAAGCTAAAGAAATTATCTTTGATGAATTTGGCTGTGGAAGCTACAAGGCTTACTATAAAGACACTTTTATGTATGATATAAAACTAAATGTTGTAGGTCTTCATAATGTTTATAACTCCCTTTCTGTGTGTGCTTTAGCCCATTTTTATAATATAGACAAAGACAGTATAGAAAAAGGTCTTAATAACTTTAAAGGTACAAATAGACGTTTTCAATATAAAGGCACATTTAAAGGTGTTAAAATAATAGATGATTATGCACATCATCCAACAGAAATTTTAGCTACAATAAATGCTGCTAAAGCCCAAAATATAAACAAACTTTGGTGCGTTTTTCAGCCACATACTTATACTAGAACAAAAGCTCTTTTAGACGATTTTGCTAAATCTCTTTTAAATGTAGATAATATTTTAATTACAGATATATATTCTGCTAGAGAAAAAGACACAGGAGAAATACACTCTAAAGATTTAGTTAATAAAATTAAAGAACTAGGAAAAGATGCTATATATATAGAAAATTTTGAATGTGGAAAAAATTACATTGAAAAAAATTGTCAACATAATGATATGTTGATAACTATGGGTGCTGGAAATGTTTATTTACTAGGAGAAATGTTACTATCTTAA
- a CDS encoding AtpZ/AtpI family protein has protein sequence MNSFAKALSKLTQVGITMIVTIGMCFFIGKWLDKKLGTDIIFLAIFTLLGIGAAFRNLYVMVMLDYKKEEKKEQSKRDLEYENIKNKN, from the coding sequence ATGAATAGCTTTGCAAAAGCTTTATCTAAGCTTACTCAAGTTGGTATAACTATGATTGTAACTATTGGTATGTGTTTTTTTATAGGAAAATGGCTTGATAAAAAACTAGGTACAGATATTATTTTCTTAGCTATATTCACACTTTTAGGAATTGGTGCTGCCTTTAGAAATCTTTACGTTATGGTTATGTTAGACTATAAAAAAGAAGAAAAAAAAGAACAGTCTAAACGTGATTTAGAATATGAAAATATTAAAAATAAAAATTAA
- a CDS encoding tRNA threonylcarbamoyladenosine dehydratase has translation MMNTLTRTEILIGKNSIEKLKNSKVIIFGLGGVGSFCVEAIARCGVNNIHIVDDDTISITNINRQLIATHSTIGKDKIEVVKQRILDINPEANVTSSKIFYIKDTMGQIDLSKYDYVVDAIDTISSKILLAQEATRLNVPIISSMGTGNKLDPTKFLVSDIYSTSVCPLAKVMRYELKRRGIKKLKVVYSTEKPIKPAPINTENAKSTSEFRDTNKRRETPGSISFVPSVAGLIIASQVINDILKDTNKH, from the coding sequence ATAATGAATACACTTACAAGAACAGAAATATTAATTGGAAAAAATAGTATAGAAAAATTAAAAAATAGTAAAGTTATAATATTTGGATTAGGTGGCGTTGGCTCTTTTTGTGTAGAGGCAATAGCTCGTTGTGGCGTTAACAACATACATATAGTAGATGATGACACTATATCTATAACAAACATCAACAGACAGCTTATAGCTACACATAGTACAATAGGTAAAGATAAAATTGAAGTTGTAAAACAACGTATATTAGATATTAACCCCGAAGCAAACGTTACATCTTCTAAAATTTTTTATATAAAAGATACTATGGGACAAATAGATTTATCTAAATATGATTACGTAGTAGATGCAATAGATACTATATCATCAAAAATATTATTAGCCCAAGAAGCTACAAGGCTTAATGTACCTATTATTTCATCTATGGGCACTGGAAACAAGCTAGACCCTACAAAATTTCTTGTTTCAGACATATATAGTACTTCTGTTTGCCCTTTAGCAAAAGTTATGAGATATGAGCTAAAAAGACGTGGTATAAAAAAATTAAAGGTTGTATATTCTACAGAAAAACCTATTAAACCTGCTCCTATCAATACAGAAAATGCTAAAAGCACAAGTGAATTTAGAGATACAAACAAAAGAAGAGAAACTCCTGGTAGCATATCTTTTGTACCTTCTGTTGCTGGTCTTATTATCGCTAGCCAAGTAATAAATGATATTTTAAAAGATACAAACAAACATTAA
- the hflX gene encoding GTPase HflX, which yields MMDKNQTKTYETKDIEEKVVLIGIDNEKDLMSIDDSLDELEELVQTAGATVIGRMIQKREGIHKAHYFGKGKIEELKLYVEELGATGIVCDDELTASQMKNMYNMLNVKIMNRTLVILDIFAKRANSAEGKVQVELAQLRYKLTHLVGQGKNMSRLGGGIGTRGPGEKKLEIDRRNISDRIAELNKELKCIEKHRQVMREKRLKNNQPIVAFVGYTNAGKSTLMNTVTKSNVLAMDKLFATLDTTTRKIELNSGREYLFTDTVGFIQKLPHNLIKAFRATLEETKYADILVHVVDSSNKALEQQMNIVYKTLKDLGCLNKPIITAYNKIDKESVIRPLPKDDFAMHILEISAKENKGIDILLDTIEEVIKSFKKSISVLIPYEKSQYVSIIHGRCEIVQNENRDNGMFFEIYADEEIENRLKDFII from the coding sequence ATGATGGACAAAAACCAAACAAAAACGTATGAAACAAAAGATATAGAAGAAAAAGTAGTATTAATAGGCATAGATAATGAAAAAGACTTAATGAGCATAGATGATAGCTTAGATGAACTAGAAGAGCTTGTACAAACGGCAGGTGCTACTGTTATAGGACGAATGATACAAAAAAGAGAAGGCATACACAAAGCTCATTATTTTGGTAAAGGAAAAATAGAAGAGCTAAAATTATACGTAGAAGAGCTTGGAGCAACTGGTATTGTATGTGATGATGAACTTACAGCTAGCCAAATGAAAAATATGTATAATATGCTAAATGTTAAAATAATGAATAGAACTTTAGTTATATTAGATATATTTGCTAAAAGAGCTAATTCGGCAGAAGGCAAAGTGCAAGTAGAATTAGCTCAACTTAGATATAAACTAACTCATCTTGTAGGACAAGGTAAAAATATGAGCCGATTAGGCGGTGGTATAGGTACTAGAGGTCCAGGTGAAAAAAAACTAGAGATAGATAGAAGAAATATATCTGATAGAATAGCAGAGCTTAATAAAGAACTTAAATGTATAGAAAAACACAGACAGGTTATGAGGGAAAAAAGGCTTAAAAATAACCAACCAATAGTTGCATTTGTTGGATATACAAACGCTGGTAAATCTACCCTTATGAATACTGTTACAAAATCTAATGTATTAGCTATGGACAAGCTTTTTGCAACACTTGATACAACAACAAGGAAAATAGAGCTTAATTCTGGCAGAGAATATCTTTTTACAGACACAGTAGGGTTTATACAAAAACTTCCTCATAACCTTATTAAAGCATTTAGAGCGACATTAGAAGAAACAAAATATGCAGATATTTTAGTACATGTTGTAGATAGCTCTAATAAGGCTTTAGAACAACAAATGAATATAGTTTATAAAACATTAAAAGATTTAGGCTGTTTAAACAAGCCAATAATTACGGCTTATAATAAGATAGATAAAGAGAGTGTTATAAGACCTTTACCTAAAGATGATTTTGCTATGCATATATTAGAAATATCGGCTAAAGAGAATAAAGGTATAGACATTCTTTTGGATACCATAGAAGAAGTTATTAAAAGCTTTAAAAAATCTATAAGTGTGTTAATACCATATGAAAAATCTCAATATGTTAGTATAATTCACGGTAGATGTGAAATTGTACAAAATGAAAACAGAGATAATGGTATGTTTTTTGAAATATATGCGGATGAAGAAATAGAAAATAGACTTAAAGATTTTATTATTTAA